The Xiphias gladius isolate SHS-SW01 ecotype Sanya breed wild chromosome 4, ASM1685928v1, whole genome shotgun sequence genome includes a window with the following:
- the si:dkey-12h9.6 gene encoding macoilin: MKKRYVDANRLRKMKKLKITERLSESAYTFLKCMMIWTLVLLADFILEFRLEYLWPCWLFFGSVYTTFHCHGLVICVVFVCAAFTLDIFCLIFVPLHWLFFVASTYVLFNYIWHTEKGICISTVSLWILLVYTEASLRLKDLKTSHANLSHLFAAHCIGYPVVYLGFDATCYFTNIFKLRIQKAVQSENNFHMHLLQHSLPPDLQVFPKTGTDGSSNSKWKIKPESSQYQCQNGAVMAHEEVHTVDCLQIRSEERATEKGTQEGRLAESNRRPSSSKHSLSESRDLLHSGAGGTESSTTEVNLPQEEQGSKVTRPAKSSSPKARRGGTNTPSPPAARTEKKQRSGSKTVSPNRDVTDKSTTATLNYHAEQMSKLEQELRRLKGELQASRQSEQELRSHVCNLTNSERSLRPEVSLLRQSNMLLQSKILCLTKTKQRDKQTSVILEKKTRAETESRLSAEKQLAELQAQKLEEAASTARSLTNRQEHSETQMLRKRVKDLETEYKQLQLEYQVKESRVVDLESDVEALGKYRCVEKETDMLLSTLSAMQEKAQHLEYNLSAETRIKLDLFSALGDARRQLEIAQDKVMKQDREIGEMKQKIAEVMAVSPGVSYMAPRPPMPQYLTKLLNSERYMLNPRALMYQCLKK; the protein is encoded by the exons TGCGTACACCTTCCTGAAGTGTATGATGATATGGACACTGGTACTGCTGGCAGATTTCATCCTTGAATTCAGATTGGAGTACCTGTGGCCATGCTGGCTCTTCTTTGGGAGTGTGTACACCACTTTCCACTGCCACGGGCTG gttatttgtgttgtttttgtttgtgctgctttcACTCTTGACatcttttgtttgatttttgttcctTTGCACTGGCTGTTCTTTGTGGCGAGCACCTATGTATTATTCAATTACATATGGCATACAG AGAAGGGCATCTGTATATCAACGGTGTCCCTGTGGATTCTGCTTGTCTACACAGAGGCTTCACTACGACTCAAAGACCTAAAAACATCTCATGCCAATCTGTCTCATCTTTTTGCTGCACACTG TATTGGATATCCTGTGGTATATCTGGGGTTTGATGCCACCTGCTACTTCACCAACATCTTTAAGCTGCGCATACAGAAAGCGGTGCAGAGTGAGAACAACTTCCACATGCACCTCCTGCAGCACTCGCTCCCTCCAGACCTGCAGGTTTTCCCCAAGACTGGCACAGATGGCAGCAGCA actcaaaatggaaaataaagccTGAGTCAAGTCAGTATCAGTGTCAAAATGGTGCTGTAATGGCCCATGAAGAGGTGCACACTGTGGATTGCCTCCAGATCCGCAGTGaggagagagcaacagagaagGGAACGCAGGAGGGGAGGTTGGCTGAGTCAAACCGGCGGCCATCATCATCTAAACACAGTCTCAGTGAGTCCAGAGATCTGCTTCACAGTGGGGCAGGAGGAACAGAATCCTCCACGACCGAAGTAAATCTACCTCAAGAGGAGCAGGGAAGCAAAGTCACGCGGCCAGCTAAAAGCTCCTCGCCAAAAGCCCGCAGAGGCGGCACAAACACTCCTTCACCACCCGCAGCGAGgactgagaaaaaacagagatcCGGCTCCAAAACAGTCAGCCCCAACCGGGATGTTACAGACAAGAGTACCACAGCAACTCTGAATTACCATGCTGAACAGATGAGCAA GCTGGAGCAGGAGCTGAGGAGGCTGAAGGGTGAGCTGCAGGCAAGCAGGCAGAGCGAGCAGGAGCTGCGAAGTCACGTCTGCAACTTAACTAACAGTGAGAGGAGCCTGAGACCAGAGGTGTCCCTGCTCAGACAGTCCAACATGCTGCTCCAGAGCAA gATTCTGTGTTTGACTAAAACCAAGCAGCGGGACAAACAGACCAGTGTGATCCTGGAGAAGAAGaccagagcagagacagagtcCAGACTCTCTGCTGAGAAACAGTTGGCTGAACTTCAGGCTCAGAAACTGGAGGAGGCGGCCAGCACCGCACGGAGCCTAACAAACAG GCAGGAACACTCTGAAACCCAAATGTTAAGGAAAAGAGTAAAAGATCTAGAGACAGAGTACAAACAACTACAGCTGGAGTATCAAGTGAAAGAGAGTCGGGTGGTAGATCTAGAGAGTGATGTTGAG GCTTTGGGAAAATACCGCTGTGTGGAGAAAGAGACGGACATGCTGCTGTCCACTCTGTCAGCCATGCAGGAGAAAGCTCAGCATCTGGAGTACAACCTGAGTGCCGAGACCCGCATCAAACTGGACCTGTTCTCCGCTCTGGGAGATGCCCGCAGGCAGCTTGAAATCGCTCAAG ATAAAGTGATGAAGCAGGACCGGGAGATAGGTGAGATGAAGCAGAAGATTGCGGAGGTGATGGCCGTCAGCCCCGGCGTTTCCTACATGGCTCCCCGGCCTCCGATGCCGCAGTATCTCACCAAGTTACTCAACTCTGAGCGCTACATGCTGAATCCACGAGCGCTGATGTACCAGTGtttgaagaaataa